The following is a genomic window from Capnocytophaga stomatis.
TCAAATATAAGTTCGGGGTCGGTAGTGTATTCAATTACGTCGTCTTCGTCACGTATGGAAGTAGATACTATCGGGTTGCCTAATCGTTCCACAATTATCCGAGCGATGTTATTTTCCGGAATGCGGATACCTACCGTTTTTTTCTTTTTAAAAGCCGACGGAAGATTATTATTTCCGGGCAAAATGAATGTATAAGGACCCGGCAAGGCTCTTTTCAAAATCTTGAACGTACTTGTATCAATCTGCTTGACATAATCCGAAAGATTGCTCAAATCAGGACAAATGAACGAAAAATTAGCTTTTTCCAACTTAATTCCTTTAATTTTTGCAATCCTTTCCAAAGCCTTCGCATTTGTAATATCGCAACCCAAGCCATACACCGTATCCGTCGGGTAAATTACTAAACCACCATTGCGGAGAACTTGCACCACTTTTGCAATTTCTCTCTCATTTGGGTTTTCATTATAAATTTTTATAAAATCTGCCATAATTCTGTTGTTTTTGTTGTTTATGTATATATTAAAGTTAGTTTTTGCTTTTGCGAATCAAAAGTACTAAAAAAGTTGTTTATTTTTTAATTTGATATGTAATTTCTTTTGAAATATTTTTTTCTTGCTCATTTTTACGATAGAAAAAATCTGAATTTTTGAGATATAACAAGTGTTTTGAATAAGGCTCCGACTTCGCTTAGCCTGACAGAGTTAGTTTTTATTATTATATGAAAAATGAAAAGTTTATTCTGACTGCGGGAACCTTTCGTAAAGTTACAGAAGATTTATTCTTATTGCGGGAACCTTCCGTAAAATTACAGAAGGTTTATTCTGATTGCGGGAACCTTCCGTAAAGTTACAGAAGATTTATTCTGATTGCGGGAACCTTCCGTAAAGTTACAGAAGGTTTATTCTGACTGCGGGAACCTTCCGTAAAGTTACAGAAGGTCTATTCTGACTGCGGGAATTAAATTCATAAGTGCAAAAGGTTTATTCTGACTGCGGGAATTAAATTCATAAATGCAAAAGGTTTATTCTAACTGCGGGAATTAAATTCATAAATGCAAAAGGTTTATTCTAAATATTTTTTATAAGGCTTCGACTTCGCTCAGCCTGACAGAGTGAGTTTTTATTATTAAACTTGTTTAAACTTTTCGAATAAATGTTAGTATAATCCCTAGATACAACATAGCCATCCAAGTTGTATTTAGGGTTTCATATCTTATAATCAATCCTTTAAAACCATCAAGCCACGCAAAACTTCTCTCTATTTTAAACCGATTTTTATATAATTCTTCGTCAAAATAAATATTTTCATTTTGTCCATTTCTGGGATTTTGTTTGATATTAGGTATTATTTCTTTTTCCTGTAAAAAACTTTTTAAGTCTCGGCTATCAAAACCTGCATCTGCATTGACAAACAAGCCTTTATGCTCTATTTTCGCTTCCTCCAAAAGATTCAAAATCTCTTTTAAAACAAAGTCTATATTATTCAAATCGTGATGATTACCGGATTTTGGACTACCCATTGCTAAAATTTGCCCCAAATTATCACACAGAAAGATAGAATTCGTGGTCTTTGACTTTTTTCTTAACTGATAACCAACAGATTGTCCTCCCATTCGACATCGAGTATGACTACCATCAAGTTGGACGCTTGATAAATCTAATTTTCTCCGATTCTCAAGCAACAAATTAAGCCAAATTCGCTTAAAACTACCATCTTTACTCCATTTATTGAAATAATAATAGACTGTTTGATAGCTTATTTTTTGGTCTTTAAAATACACTTCTACCGGAAGTTCCCTCCACTGGCAACCTGTTTTTAATCGTTTGACTATCAGAAGAAAAATTAATGATAAATCAAATTTTGTTTTAAATCCTCTTTTTCCAATACTCAAATGGGAAATAATCCATTTTTTTATTATATCTTTGCTCAAAGTTCCTTGATTTTCATTTTGTTATGCAAAACAAAAATGCTAAAAATTCTTGGAACTTTTAATTTTCCTCTTAAAAAGTTTAGACAGGTTTATTATATAAAGAAAAGAAGATTTTTTCTGAATGTTTTGAATAGGGCTTCGACTTCGCTCAGCCTGACACAGAGTGAGTTTTTTATTCAAATAAAAAAGCGGAAAGTTTATCTAATCAGAATAAACCTTCCGCAAAAAGAAACATAAATAAAAAAATTTGCTTTATTTCAACTTTTTGTCAAGAATACGATTCATAAAGTCCTGCATAAAGGCTTTAAGGTCGGTAATGCCTTCTTCAATTTCCGGATTATTTAATTTATTCTGCAAGTTGGTTTTCAGGTCTAAGTCTGTTTTGTCATAAACTCCAATGATATTTCCTTTTATAT
Proteins encoded in this region:
- a CDS encoding L-threonylcarbamoyladenylate synthase codes for the protein MADFIKIYNENPNEREIAKVVQVLRNGGLVIYPTDTVYGLGCDITNAKALERIAKIKGIKLEKANFSFICPDLSNLSDYVKQIDTSTFKILKRALPGPYTFILPGNNNLPSAFKKKKTVGIRIPENNIARIIVERLGNPIVSTSIRDEDDVIEYTTDPELIFEKWQNKVDIVVDGGYGDNIASTVIDLSGSEPVVIREGKGSTDIF
- a CDS encoding IS5 family transposase, whose protein sequence is MSKDIIKKWIISHLSIGKRGFKTKFDLSLIFLLIVKRLKTGCQWRELPVEVYFKDQKISYQTVYYYFNKWSKDGSFKRIWLNLLLENRRKLDLSSVQLDGSHTRCRMGGQSVGYQLRKKSKTTNSIFLCDNLGQILAMGSPKSGNHHDLNNIDFVLKEILNLLEEAKIEHKGLFVNADAGFDSRDLKSFLQEKEIIPNIKQNPRNGQNENIYFDEELYKNRFKIERSFAWLDGFKGLIIRYETLNTTWMAMLYLGIILTFIRKV